In Fusarium musae strain F31 chromosome 7, whole genome shotgun sequence, a single window of DNA contains:
- a CDS encoding hypothetical protein (BUSCO:EOG092643JW), with product MPPRIPALPRFGTLNLCLRPAAKPATPNFLPIVQTANLSQREKKRKAKQDPYRWAQAQQRKAANVQRREELARERDEAWGDPVKGKTTPFIESLESAGQEATSRVPVDGSGNPLAEAHELPTSPELRNYFLTDSELSEAVKHAYTLTKPMIGVVESQMEPESGVDKAKQHEQRHQKAIEALRRITSLSNSSAKDRFHANVRRIVEEFGRHNTDKVLKRKPKSIRPNKVQMPIRSGPDTGSSEVQIAILTTKINNLSQALQINRGYKDKHNKRNLRLLLHRRQKLMKYMDRKERGSERWTHMVEKLGLTPATWKGQISL from the exons ATGCCCCCTAGAATACCGGCGCTGCCGCGCTTTGGCACATTGAACC TCTGCCTCCGACCTGCCGCAAAGCCCGCTACCCCGAACTTCCTCCCCATCGTCCAAACGGCCAACTTGTCCCAGCGtgagaagaagcgcaaggccaAACAGGACCCTTATCGATGggctcaagctcagcaacgAAAGGCTGCCAATGTGCAACGGCGTGAGGAGCTCGCCCGTGAGAGGGATGAGGCGTGGGGTGATCCCGTAAAGGGAAAGACAACTCCCTTTATAGAGTCTCTTGAATCGGCTGGTCAAGAGGCTACGTCCCGTGTTCCTGTGGATGGAAGTGGAAACCCGCTCGCCGAAGCACATGAGCTACCGACATCTCCAGAACTACGAAACTACTTCCTTACCGACTCTGAACTCTCTGAGGCTGTCAAGCACGCCTATACTCTTACCAAGCCCATGATCGGCGTGGTCGAGTCACAGATGGAACCCGAAAGCGGAGTGGATAAGGCGAAGCAACACGAGCAGCGCCACCAGAAGGCCATTGAGGCTCTGCGCCGTATCACATcactcagcaacagcagcgcAAAGGACCGCTTCCACGCCAACGTGAGACGCATCGTTGAGGAATTCGGCCGTCACAACACAGACAAGGTTCTGAAACGCaagccaaagtcaattcGTCCCAACAAAGTGCAAATGCCGATCCGGAGCGGTCCTGATACAGGCAGCTCCGAGGTTCAGATTGCTATCTTAACTACCAAAATCAACAACCTCTCTCAGGCTCTGCAGATCAACAGAGGATACAAGGATAAGCACAACAAGCGAAACTTGAGATTATTGCTGCACCGTCGACAAAAGCTTATGAAGTACATGGACCGTAAGGAGAGGGGAAGTGAGCGATGGACTCAcatggttgagaagctgggtCTTACACCTGCGACATGGAAGGGCCAGATCTCGCTGTAA
- the VMA6 gene encoding H(+)-transporting V0 sector ATPase subunit d (BUSCO:EOG092638RC): protein MEGLLYNVNGGYVEGIVRGYRNGLLTGAAYNNLTQCETIDDLKLQLGPSYGDFLASLPPNPSTSALAAKTTDKLISEFRYVRAQAVGSLATFMDYVTYGYMIDNVALLITGTLHERDTRELLERCHPLGWFETMPVLCVATNIEELYNSVLIETPLAPYFKGSLSHQDLDELNIEIVRNTLYKNYLEDFYNFVNTHPEMAGTPTAEVMSEILEFEADRRAINITLNSFGTDLSKQDRNKLYPNFGKLYPEGTLMLSRAEDPEGVRLAVDGVHDYKSFFDAISVGGGPSGPGNMGGGAGETKTLEDMFYQKEMEISKNAFTRQFTHAIVYAWVKLREQEIRNITWIAECIAQNQKERIGNYISVF from the exons ATGGAGGGTCTTCTCTACAACGTCAACGGCGG CTACGTCGAAGGAATTGTCCGAGGCTACCGCAACGGTCTTCTCACAGGCGCTGCCTATAATAACTTGACTCAATGCGAGACGATTGATG ATCTCAAGCTTCAGCTTGGCCCTTCATATGGCGATTTTCTCGCTTCCCTACCACCTAACCCCTCGACTTCAGCTCTCGCAGCCAAGACCACCGACAAGCTCATCTCAGAGTTCCGATATGTGCGTGCTCAAGCTGTCGGCTCCCTTGCGACCTTTATGGACTACGTCACCTACGGCTACATGATCGACAACGTCGCCCTTCTCATCACAGGAACCCTCCATGAACGGGATACccgtgagcttcttgagcgaTGCCATCCTCTGGGATGGTTCGAGACTATGCCGGTTCTCTGCGTTGCTACAAACATCGAGGAACTTTACAACAGTGTGCTTATCGAAACCCCTCTTGCCCCATACTTCAAGGGCAGTCTTAGCCACCAGGATCTTGACGAGTTAAACATTGAGATTGTCCGAAACACACTCTACAAGAACTACCTTGAGGACTTTTATAACTTTGTCAACACTCACCCTGAGATGGCCGGTACACCCACTGCTGAGGTCATGTCTGAGATTCTCGAGTTCGAGGCTGACCGCCgagccatcaacatcacactCAACTCTTTCGGCACAGATCTTTCCAAGCAAGACCGTAACAAGCTCTACCCCAACTTTGGAAAGCTATACCCCGAAGGAACTCTCATGCTCTCCCGAGCTGAGGACCCTGAGGGTGTTCGTCTGGCAGTTGATGGTGTTCATGACTACAAGTCTTTCTTTGACGCCATCTCAGTCGGTGGCGGACCCTCGGGACCTGGAAACATGGGCGGTGGCGCTGGTGAGACTAAGACACTGGAGGATATGTTTTAccagaaggagatggagatttCCAAGAACGCTTTCACCAGGCAGTTCACTCACGCCATTGTCTACGCTTGGGTAAAGCTCCGTGAACAG GAAATCCGCAACATTACCTGGATTGCCGAATGCATAGCCCAGAACCAGAAAGAGCGCATCGGCAACTACATCAGTGTCTTTTAA
- a CDS encoding hypothetical protein (EggNog:ENOG41~MEROPS:MER0192051), translated as MSSTEGMINGGGSSSANPTKAPVMEGNGGFVAQHKMAVEPPKKEDLQRSYATVVENDANPKGWYGSMKNALGTIIGTMGAVPCCIICPNPFKEVNQGNVGLVTKFGKFYKAVDPGLVNINPLSERLIQIDVKIQTTEVPEQICMTKDNVTLRLTSVIYYHIVSPHKAAFGINNVKQALMERTQTTLRHVVGARVLQDVIERREEIAQSIGEIIEDVAAGWGVQVESMLIKDIVFSQELQESLSMAAQSKRIGESKIIAAKAEVESAKLMRQAADILSSAPAMQIRYLEAMQAMAKSANSKVIFLPAANQTMGNALNAAMANQTGESSARALDNENDFGGQDPGFQQAMNARVVENI; from the exons ATGTCGTCCACTGAGGGCATGATCAACGGCGGAGGAAGCTCTTCCGCAAACCCAACCAAGGCTCCTGTGATGGAGGGCAACGGAGGCTTCGTGGCACAGCACAAGATGGCAGTTGAGCCTCCCAAGAAAGAAGATCTCCAGCGCAGTTATGCGACTGTTGTCGAGAACGATGCCAACCCCAAGGGTTGGTATGGCTCGATGA AGAATGCTCTTGGAACCATAATCGGAACCATGGGTGCCGTACCCTGCTGCATCATTTGCCCCAACCCCTTCAAGGAGGTCAACCAGGGCAACGTCGGTCTCGTTACGAAGTTCGGAAAGTTCTACAAGGCCGTCGATCCTGGCCTGGTTAATATCAACCCTCTCAGCGAGCGACTTATTCAGATCGATGTCAAGATTCAGACCACAGAGGTGCCCGAGCAGATTTGCATGACCAAGGACAACGTTACTCTACGCTTGACCTCAGTTATCTACTACCACATTGTCTCTCCTCACAAGGCTGCTTTCGGTATTAATAACGTGAAGCAAGCTCTCATGGAGCGCACTCAGACCACTCTCCGCCACGTCGTCGGTGCTCGAGTTCTTCAGGATGTCATCGAGCGCCGTGAGGAGATTGCTCAGTCCATTGGAGAAATCATTGAAGACGTTGCAGCTGGATGGGGTGTTCAGGTCGAGAGCATGCTCATCAAGGACATTGTCTTCAGCCAGGAGCTGCAGGAGTCACTGTCCATGGCTGCTCAGAGCAAGCGTATCGGTGAAAGCAAGATCATTGCCGCTAAGGCTGAG GTCGAATCCGCCAAGCTTATGCGACAAGCTGCCGATATCTTGAGCTCGGCTCCTGCCATGCAGATCCGATACCTCGAGGCTATGCAAGCCATGGCCAAGTCTGCTAACAGCAAGGTCATCTTCTTGCCTGCTGCTAATCAGACCATGGGCAACGCCCTCAACGCCGCCATGGCCAACCAGACTGGCGAATCCAGCGCTCGTGCCCTGGACAACGAAAATGACTTTGGAGGTCAGGACCCAGGTTTCCAACAGGCCATGAACGCCCGCGTCGTGGAGAACATCTAA
- the NOP58 gene encoding Nucleolar protein 58, which translates to MSLFVLAETPAGYGLFKATDKKMLKNEELAAELGRPEKVVEMLKLKKFVKFDSAATALEEAASLKEGKVPELLTQLLDDLKSEKKASLAVADMKLGTAISNMPSLNISPVSGSNTMDLFRGIRGELPNLIPGLLEENFDRMALGLSHSMSRHKLKFSADKVDSMIIQAIKLLDDLDKELNVYAMRTKEWYGWHFPEMAKILNDNLAYARVILAVGMRTNIADSDLSEILPEEIETSIKAAAEISMGTEITDEDLDNIKLLADQVIVYSNYRTQLSSYLESRMRAIAPNLTALVGYLVGARLIAHAGSLISLAKSPGSTIQILGAEKALFRALKTKHDTPKYGLIYHSSLIGQATGRNKGKIARMLSAKAALGLRVDALGDAEDDADEEERAILGLSNRIKLENHLRKLEGKPLLPKGANVTPSGEIVGAGQFTLKETRRYNGDADGVADDEETTEATPAKKLKKAKKLIEEVDEEMKDAEDSDDEAATPGKPKKLSEADYERLAEEAGISVKKFKRKYERGDVELNADGTPKVISKKELKKLRKAEEKATPSKSQPAAEETDGKKKRKHDDSEDEEPKKEKKQKKKKRHSEA; encoded by the exons ATGTCGCTCTTTGTGCTTGCCGAGACGCCGGCAGG CTATGGCCTGTTCAAGGCTACTGACAAGAAGATGCTCAAGAATGAGGAACTCGCTGCTGAGCTTGGACGACCTGAGAAGGTGGTCGAGAT gctcaagctcaagaagttTGTCAAGTTCGACAGCGCCGCTACCGCTCTCGAAGAAGCTGCGTCGCTCAAGGAGGGCAAGGTCCCTGAGCTTCTCACCCAGCTCCTCGACGACCTCAAgtccgagaagaaggcttcgCTCGCTGTCGCCGACATGAAGCTGGGCACTGCCATCTCTAACATGCCCTCGCTAAACATTTCTCCTGTTTCTGGCTCCAATACCATGGACCTCTTCCGTGGCATTCGAGGTGAACTTCCCAACCTTATCCCCGGTCTGCTTGAGGAGAACTTTGACCGCATGGCCCTGGGTCTTTCTCACTCCATGTCGCGTCACAAGCTCAAGTTCTCTGCCGACAAGGTCGACTCCATGATCATCCAGGctatcaagcttctcgacgaCCTCGACAAGGAGCTCAACGTCTACGCTATGCGAACCAAGGAGTGGTACGGATGGCACTTCCCtgagatggccaagatcttgaacgaCAACTTGGCTTACGCTCGCGTCATTCTCGCTGTTGGCATGCGCACCAACATTGCCGATAGCGACCTCTCCGAGATCCTTCCCGAGGAGATTGAGACTTCCATCAAAGCTGCTGCCGAGATTAGCATGGGTACCGAGATCACCGATGAGGATCTCGACAACATCAAGCTCCTGGCTGACCAAGTCATTGTCTACTCAAACTACCGAACACAGCTGTCCTCGTACCTCGAGAGCCGCATGCGCGCTATCGCTCCCAACCTGACTGCTCTCGTCGGCTACCTCGTCGGTGCCCGTCTCATTGCCCACGCTGGCTCTCTCATCAGCTTGGCCAAGTCTCCTGGTTCCACCATTCAGATTCTCGGTGCCGAGAAGGCCCTCTTCCGCGccctcaagaccaagcacGACACACCCAAGTATGGTCTCATCTACCACTCTTCACTCATTGGCCAGGCCACCGGCCGAAACAAGGGTAAGATCGCTCGTATGCTGTCTGCCAAGGCCGCTCTAGGCCTCCGTGTCGATGCCCTAGGTGATGCCGAAGACGAcgctgatgaggaggagcgcGCTATCCTTGGTCTCAGCAACcgcatcaagcttgagaaccaCCTCCGCAAGCTCGAGGGCAAGCCTCTTCTGCCCAAGGGTGCCAACGTCACCCCTTCTGGTGAGATTGTTGGTGCTGGCCAGTTCACTCTCAAGGAGACCCGCCGATACAATGGTGATGCCGATGGTgttgccgatgatgaggagaccACCGAAGCTACTCccgccaagaagctcaagaaggccaagaagctcattgaggaggttgatgaggagatgaaggacgCTGAGGACAGCGACGACGAGGCTGCCACTCCTGGCAAGCCCAAGAAGCTCTCCGAGGCCGATTACGAGCGCCTTGCGGAGGAGGCCGGTATCTCAGTCAAGAAGTTCAAGCGCAAGTACGAGCGAGGTGACGTTGAGCTGAACGCCGATGGCACACCCAAGGTCATCAGCAAGAAGGAACTCAAGAAGCTGCGAAAGGCCGAGGAGAAGGCCACTCCTTCCAAGTCGCAACCCGCCGCCGAGGAGACTgacggcaagaagaagcgcaagcacGATGACtcagaagacgaggagcccaagaaggagaagaagcagaagaagaagaagcgacaCTCTGAGGCTTAG
- the RPS0 gene encoding structural constituent of ribosome, translating to MAPSNLPALFNATSQDIETLLAAQCHLGSKNLQVHMENYLWKTRADGVNVINVGKTWEKIVLAARIIAAVDNPADICVISARPYGQRAVLKFAAHTGATAIAGRFTPGSFTNYITRSFKEPRLIIVTDPRTDAQAIKEASYVNIPVIALADTDSPTEYVDVAIPTNNKGRHAIGAVWWMLAREVLRLRGTIYNRETPWDVMVDLYFYRDPEAEAEDKVEEEKLPGADEEGPAAIESGFQNTAGGDWETPAAGFAGATGAAAPGWDGAAGEEWGAAPANTEWAASAEAPKDSQW from the exons ATGGCTCCCTCCAACCTGCCCGCCCTCTTCAACGCTACCAGCCAGGACATTGAGACCCTCCTGGCTGCTCAGTGCCACCTCGGCTCCAAGAACCTCCAGGTTCACATGGAGAACTACCTCTGGAAGACCCGTGCCGATGGTGTCAACGTCATCAACGTCGGCAAGACCTG GGAGAAGATCGTTCTGGCTGCCCGTATCATCGCTGCCGTCGACAACCCCGCCGATATCTGTGTCATCTCTGCCCGTCCCTACGGTCAGCGTGCCGTCCTCAAGTTCGCCGCCCACACTGGTGCCACCGCCATCGCTGGTCGCTTCACCCCCGGTTCCTTCACCAACTACATCACCCGATCTTTCAAGGAGCCCCGTCTGAtcatcgtcaccgacccCCGCACCGACGCCCAGGCCATCAAGGAGGCTTCCTACGTCAACATCCCCGTCATTGCCCTCGCCGACACTGACTCTCCCACTGAGTACGTTGACGTTGCCATCcccaccaacaacaagggTCGCCACGCCATCGGTGCCGTCTGGTGGATGCTCGCCCGTGAGGTCCTCCGCCTCCGTGGTACCATCTACAACCGCGAGACCCCCTGGGACGTCATGGTCGATCTTTACTTCT ACCGTGACcccgaggctgaggctgaggacaaggttgaggaggagaagctcccCGGCGCTGACGAGGAGGGCCCCGCCGCCATCGAGTCCGGCTTCCAGAACACCGCTGGTGGTGACTGGGAGACTCCCGCCGCTGGCTTCGCTGGTGCCACCGGTGCCGCTGCCCCCGGCTGGGACGGTGCTGCTGGTGAGGAGTGGGGTGCTGCTCCCGCCAACACCGAGTGGGCTGCTTCCGCCGAAGCCCCCAAGGACTCTCAGTGGTAG